Proteins encoded by one window of Engraulis encrasicolus isolate BLACKSEA-1 chromosome 21, IST_EnEncr_1.0, whole genome shotgun sequence:
- the LOC134437271 gene encoding uncharacterized protein LOC134437271 — translation MEDDGQEERQPSGCFMTALGSMVTTVRDSIRRRRVRKRHKNNHIPKMHVEKEEAGGEKPTVKKRKRRWVINPFRRRRPKDREAAAAAKTIEESSIEECRTEEVIKAPQVTEATEVTEGKEEDVTSESLAEAADLQAEACPTATDHDANDDADDDDIDDGVATATEETRRCCEDVVQSTLLGFDIPEGLITHQTLRHVRETDESNAWDLFVLLSLAVFLGVITFYFFVSLFKIITEDV, via the exons ATGGAGGATGATGGGCAGGAAGAACGGCAGCCATCAGGCTGCTTCATGACAGCCCTCGGGTCTATGGTGACCACTGTCAGGGACAGCATCAGGAGGAGGCGAGTGAGAAAGAGGCATAAGAATAATCACATTCCTAAAATGCATGTAGAGAAAGAGGAGGCAGGAGGTGAGAAGCCAACGGTGAAGAAAAGAAAGCGCCGCTGGGTGATCAACCCATTTAGGAGGAGGAGGCCGAAGGACCGAGAGGCAGCAGCGGCTGCAAAGACCATAGAAGAGTCCAGTATTGAGGAGTGCAGGACAGAAGAGGTCATCAAGGCCCCTCAGGTCACTGAGGCCACTGAAGTCACTGAGGGCAAGGAGGAGGACGTGACATCCGAGAGCCTGGCTGAGGCTGCAGATCTACAGGCCGAGGCATGTCCGACGGCTACTGATCATGACGcgaatgatgatgctgatgatgatgatattgatgatgGTGTTGCCACAGCCACTGAGGAGACCAGGAGATGCTGTGAGGATGTTGTCCAGTCTACCCTTCTGG GTTTTGACATACCAGAGGGACTGATAAcacatcagacactgagacacgTCAGAGAGACCGACGAGTCAAACGCATGGGATCTATTCGTGCTACTGAGCCTGGCTGTTTTTTTGGGGGTCATtacattctatttttttgtttccctttTTAAAATCATAACCGAAGATGTGTAA